A single genomic interval of Spirosoma linguale DSM 74 harbors:
- a CDS encoding protein of unknown function DUF606 (PFAM: protein of unknown function DUF606~KEGG: met:M446_6155 hypothetical protein), translating into MNYIYIFFAFLIGLAITVQAGVNANLRQAMASPILAAAVSFGSGFVVLVLLFMGSGAPVPSLEAIKQVSWWKWMGGVMGAVYMITVIVSVQKIGTANLVSLSVAGQLVAAIILDHYGLLGFALHPANGWRLLGVLLIVAGVLLVVRN; encoded by the coding sequence ATGAATTACATCTATATTTTCTTTGCCTTTCTGATCGGTTTGGCAATTACTGTACAGGCTGGTGTCAATGCAAACCTGCGTCAGGCAATGGCCAGCCCTATTCTGGCAGCGGCTGTATCATTTGGCTCCGGCTTTGTGGTTCTTGTCTTACTGTTTATGGGGTCGGGTGCTCCGGTCCCTTCACTGGAAGCTATCAAACAGGTGAGCTGGTGGAAATGGATGGGCGGTGTGATGGGAGCAGTCTACATGATTACCGTTATTGTGAGTGTTCAGAAAATCGGGACCGCCAACCTGGTTAGTCTCAGCGTAGCCGGTCAACTGGTAGCGGCCATCATCCTCGACCATTATGGGCTATTGGGTTTTGCCCTGCATCCGGCTAACGGCTGGCGTTTGCTCGGCGTACTGCTCATTGTAGCCGGTGTGCTGCTGGTGGTCAGAAACTAA
- a CDS encoding putative integral membrane protein; putative sugar permease (KEGG: eum:ECUMN_4892 putative integral membrane protein; putative sugar permease): MFIISHYPVAVVGCFLAMLCWGSWANTQKLATQSVPTTIFYRDYTYGILILSLLVALTLGSLGTEGRSFLTDFKQADTGSFIYALLGGLVFNVANMLIVIGIELAGLSVAMPVGIGLALILGVIVNYISSPIGNINLLSGGVFAIFLSIVFSALAYRAKTADEGSVSTQGLTISLVGGFMMSFFFFFVARAMASDFSNPAPGLLTPYTALVLFAVGVVASTPLFLPILRRYASKPADGEIDYGDVSRRNHQIGMLGGMIWCLGMASSLMASGQAGYAISYGLGQGATIVAVLWGVFIWKEFRGAPAMSGRYLTLMGVCYLLGLTLIIYAR, encoded by the coding sequence ATGTTTATCATCTCTCACTATCCAGTGGCAGTTGTTGGCTGCTTTCTGGCAATGCTGTGCTGGGGCTCCTGGGCTAATACTCAGAAATTGGCTACTCAATCTGTCCCCACAACTATTTTCTACCGAGATTATACATACGGAATACTGATTTTGAGCTTGTTAGTGGCATTAACGCTGGGCAGCCTTGGTACAGAAGGACGTTCCTTTCTGACCGATTTCAAGCAGGCCGACACCGGAAGTTTTATCTACGCACTGCTGGGCGGGCTGGTTTTTAACGTTGCCAATATGCTTATCGTCATTGGTATTGAGCTGGCAGGGTTGTCGGTAGCTATGCCGGTTGGGATTGGACTTGCCCTAATCCTGGGTGTGATCGTTAATTATATATCCTCGCCGATAGGTAACATAAATCTGCTGTCGGGCGGGGTTTTCGCCATCTTTCTGTCTATCGTATTCAGTGCGCTGGCCTACCGTGCCAAAACAGCCGATGAAGGGTCTGTTAGTACGCAGGGGCTGACAATCTCGCTGGTAGGCGGGTTTATGATGAGCTTCTTTTTCTTCTTTGTCGCCCGCGCTATGGCGAGTGATTTTAGCAATCCGGCACCGGGGTTACTGACACCCTACACGGCACTGGTTCTGTTTGCCGTTGGTGTAGTGGCGAGTACTCCGCTGTTTCTCCCTATTCTCCGCCGATACGCAAGCAAACCCGCCGATGGCGAAATTGACTATGGCGATGTGAGTCGGCGAAATCATCAGATTGGTATGCTGGGCGGTATGATCTGGTGTCTGGGTATGGCATCGAGTCTGATGGCGTCGGGTCAGGCTGGGTATGCCATCAGTTACGGGCTGGGCCAGGGAGCGACCATTGTGGCTGTTTTGTGGGGTGTGTTCATCTGGAAGGAATTTCGGGGGGCTCCGGCAATGTCGGGCCGCTATCTGACGCTGATGGGGGTGTGCTACTTGCTCGGCCTAACCCTCATTATATACGCCAGATAG
- a CDS encoding protein of unknown function DUF885 (PFAM: protein of unknown function DUF885~KEGG: saz:Sama_0084 hypothetical protein) has translation MSFSIRQCAGLSLAFICLHLSLRAQTPSEQLRQVIDSTWAFELREHPLTAVFAGKKTQIESLGSYTEAAMARQTAFYRNQLAKLNAIPSAALSGPERVNAELLRYTMEDDIEQYNLKGYLNPFTSDSGPHTSLPFISNYLTFRTAADYESYIKLLYTFPAYLSDVVTLLREGLRTGMTAPKITLKGYEITYRNHIVTDPTRSVFYGPFLHFPASISPEEQARLQQAGQKAVMDGVVKGYTMFGAFMDTAYLPGARTTLAANALPNGTAFYQQRIRYYTTLDLSADADAIHQLGLQEVARIQAEMQALITQTGFKGSFQEFLKFLRTDPQFYAKTPVQLLKEASYIAKQADDKLPAFFGKLPRQPYGVAPVPDALAPKYTSGRYVGAPISSKTPGYYWVNTYNLASRPLYTLEALTLHEAVPGHHLQSALSQELTGLPDFRKRLYVDSFGEGWGLYCEWLGKEMGFYKDPYSDFGRLTFEMWRACRLVVDTGIHTKGWTRQQVIDYLSSHTALSIHDCTTETDRYISWPGQALAYKIGELKIKELRQKAQKALGDKFDVRVFHDLILSQGTVTMPILERIVDEYIKAAR, from the coding sequence ATGTCTTTTTCCATTCGTCAATGCGCTGGTCTCAGCCTGGCCTTTATCTGCTTACACCTATCGCTCAGGGCACAAACGCCGTCGGAGCAACTTCGTCAGGTTATCGACAGCACCTGGGCGTTTGAACTGCGGGAACACCCATTGACGGCCGTTTTTGCGGGCAAAAAGACCCAGATCGAAAGCCTGGGATCTTATACCGAAGCCGCCATGGCTCGGCAAACCGCTTTTTACCGGAATCAGCTGGCCAAGCTCAACGCCATTCCATCGGCAGCCCTTTCGGGACCCGAGCGCGTCAATGCCGAACTACTCCGGTACACAATGGAAGACGATATTGAACAGTACAACCTGAAAGGGTATCTGAATCCCTTCACCTCCGACTCCGGTCCGCATACGTCTTTACCGTTTATATCCAACTATCTCACCTTCCGTACCGCAGCCGATTATGAAAGCTATATCAAACTACTTTACACCTTCCCGGCCTACCTCTCGGATGTCGTAACCCTGTTGCGCGAAGGGTTACGCACGGGTATGACGGCCCCTAAAATCACGCTGAAAGGCTACGAAATAACGTACAGAAACCACATTGTTACGGACCCCACCCGCAGTGTTTTTTACGGGCCATTCCTGCACTTTCCGGCGTCGATCAGCCCCGAAGAGCAGGCGCGTTTACAGCAGGCCGGTCAGAAAGCGGTTATGGACGGCGTGGTTAAAGGCTATACTATGTTCGGTGCCTTTATGGATACAGCCTATTTGCCGGGTGCCCGCACCACGCTGGCCGCCAATGCGTTACCCAACGGCACCGCGTTTTATCAGCAGCGTATCCGCTATTACACAACCCTCGACCTATCGGCCGATGCCGATGCCATTCACCAGTTAGGCTTACAGGAGGTAGCCCGGATTCAGGCGGAGATGCAGGCACTCATCACGCAAACCGGGTTTAAGGGTTCGTTTCAGGAGTTTCTGAAGTTTCTGCGTACTGACCCTCAGTTCTACGCCAAAACGCCCGTACAACTCCTTAAAGAAGCCAGTTACATTGCCAAACAGGCCGACGATAAGCTGCCGGCGTTTTTTGGCAAACTTCCCCGGCAACCGTATGGCGTTGCTCCCGTTCCCGACGCTCTGGCGCCCAAATACACCAGCGGGCGATACGTGGGAGCGCCCATCAGCAGCAAAACACCGGGCTACTACTGGGTCAATACGTACAATCTGGCAAGTCGGCCGTTGTACACACTGGAAGCACTGACCCTGCACGAAGCCGTACCGGGCCATCACCTGCAATCGGCCTTATCGCAGGAATTGACCGGCCTGCCCGACTTCCGGAAACGCCTTTACGTCGATTCGTTCGGCGAGGGCTGGGGCCTGTACTGCGAATGGCTGGGTAAAGAGATGGGCTTCTACAAAGATCCGTACAGCGATTTTGGGCGACTCACCTTCGAAATGTGGCGGGCCTGCCGGTTGGTAGTCGACACGGGTATCCATACAAAAGGCTGGACCCGGCAGCAGGTAATCGACTATTTATCATCCCATACGGCCCTGTCTATCCACGACTGCACCACCGAAACAGACCGATACATCTCCTGGCCCGGTCAGGCTTTGGCCTATAAAATTGGCGAGTTAAAAATCAAGGAACTACGACAGAAGGCGCAAAAGGCACTTGGCGACAAGTTTGATGTACGCGTTTTCCATGACCTTATTTTAAGCCAGGGCACCGTAACCATGCCGATCCTCGAACGCATTGTCGATGAATACATTAAGGCTGCCCGATAG